One Setaria italica strain Yugu1 chromosome II, Setaria_italica_v2.0, whole genome shotgun sequence DNA segment encodes these proteins:
- the LOC101779010 gene encoding LOW QUALITY PROTEIN: pentatricopeptide repeat-containing protein At1g01970 (The sequence of the model RefSeq protein was modified relative to this genomic sequence to represent the inferred CDS: inserted 1 base in 1 codon) — MTSLAIPALHSVGTKITSTTITKPWQRACQCACVSGSHGAELQVLAAEAEQAAVSEAPRFRWDAFGSELSESQERAVRGLSPKLSNRCKALMTRVVCLSPGDQNLGPLLAYWVKAMKPKRADWLLVLKELKETESPLLTEVLEYALLENSFEANVRDYTKLIHIYGKQKLLQKAEDTFHAMKGRGFACDQVMLTAMMDMYSKAGDLTRAKEIFGEIILLGLPLDKRAYGSMIMAYIRADMLDKAEELIKEMEDQQIFAGKEVYKALLRAFSYKGDSDGAQRIFDAIQFAGIVPDTKLCALLVNAYCLSNRMAEAVCVIRNMRSAGVTPCDKCIALVLGAYEKVDMLETALGFLTELEENGIAIGQEPSQLLAVWFRRLGVVHEVEQVLKEXLSEDMTTKQTVAVSVEQR; from the exons ATGACGTCGCTCGCCATCCCGGCCTTGCACTCGGTAGGCACCAAGATCACCAGCACCACGATCACGAAGCCCTGGCAGCGCGCTTGCCAATGCGCTTGCGTGTCCGGTAGCCATGGAGCGGAGCTGCAGGTTCTGGCCGCGGAGGCTGAGCAGGCGGCGGTCAGCGAGGCGCCAAGGTTCAGGTGGGACGCGTTTGGGTCCGAGCTGTCGGAGTCACAGGAGCGGGCGGTTCGAGGTCTGTCTCCGAAGCTGTCCAACCGCTGCAAGGCCCTGATGACGCGGGTGGTGTGCCTGTCCCCCGGGGATCAGAACCTTGGTCCGTTGCTCGCGTACTGGGTGAAGGCCATGAAGCCCAAGAGGGCGGATTGGTTGCTGGTTCTCAAGGAGCTGAAGGAAACGGAGAGCCCCTTGCTTACTGAG GTATTGGAGTATGCATTGCTGGAAAATTCATTTGAAGCAAATGTTCGCGACTACACCAAGTTGATCCACATTTATGGCAAGCAGAAGCTACTGCAGAAAGCTGAGGATACATTTCATGCCATGAAAGGCAGAGGTTTCGCTTGCGATCAGGTCATGCTGACTGCAATGATGGACATGTACTCCAAGGCTGGAGATCTCACCCGTGCAAAGGAAATATTTGGAGAAATTATCTTGCTTGGCCTCCCGCTGGATAAGCGTGCATATGGTTCAATGATCATGGCATATATCAGGGCTGACATGCTGGACAAAGCAGAAGAGTTAATCAAAGAAATGGAGGATCAGCAGATCTTCGCAGGAAAGGAGGTCTACAAGGCGCTGCTGAGAGCCTTTTCATACAAAGGCGATTCAGATGGGGCACAGCGGATTTTCGATGCCATACAGTTTGCAGGGATAGTGCCTGACACGAAACTGTGTGCTCTCCTGGTGAATGCTTACTGTCTGTCCAATAGAATGGCAGAAGCTGTTTGTGTGATTCGAAATATGAGAAGTGCAGGAGTGACACCTTGCGACAAATGCATTGCCTTGGTACTGGGTGCTTATGAGAAGGTGGACATGCTAGAAACAGCACTTGGATTTTTGACCGAGCTTGAAGAAAACGGGATTGCAATTGGCCAAGAGCCCTCTCAGTTGCTTGCTGTGTGGTTCAGAAGGCTTGGGGTAGTTCATGAAGTCGAACAGGTTCTGAAGG AGCTCTCAGAAGACATGACGACCAAGCAAACAGTTGCAGTATCGGTGGAACAGAGGTGA
- the LOC101779419 gene encoding elongation factor 1-beta has translation MAATFSDLHTADGLKALEAHLAGKAYVSGDAISKDDVKVFAAVPSKPGAEFPNAARWYETVSTALASRFPGKAVGVNLPGAGLASAAAAPAAEAAKEEDDDDLDLFGDETEEDKKAADERAAAKASTKKKESGKSSVLMDVKPWDDETDMKKLEEAVRSVQMEGLTWGASKLVPVGYGIKKMTVMLTIVDDLVSVDSLIEDHLTVEPINEYVQSCDIVAFNKI, from the exons ATGGCCGCGACTTTCTCCGACCTTCACACCGCCGACGGCCTCAAGGCCCTCGAGGCGCACCTCGCCGGCAAGGCATACGTCTCCGG AGATGCGATCAGCAAGGACGACGTTAAGGTGTTCGCGGCGGTGCCGTCGAAGCCTGGTGCTGAGTTCCCCAATGCTGCGCGCTGGTACGAGACCGTTTCCACGGCACTCGCCTCAAG ATTCCCTGGCAAGGCTGTTGGTGTGAATCTGCCTGGAGCGGGATTGGCTtctgcagcagctgctcctgCGGCTGAGGCTGCCAAG gaggaggatgatgatgacttGGATCTTTTCGGTGATGAAACCGAGGAGGACAAGAAGGCTGCAGATGAGCGTGCGGCTGCCAAGGCCTCCACCAAGAAGAAAGAAA GTGGCAAGTCCTCTGTCCTTATGGACGTGAAGCCGTGGGATGATGAAACTGACATGAAGAAGCTTGAGGAGGCTGTTCGCAGTGTCCAGATGGAGGGTCTCACCTGGGGAGCAT CCAAGCTTGTGCCCGTTGGTTATGGCATCAAGAAGATGACCGTCATGTTGACCATCGTGGACGATCTCGTGTCTGTTGACAGTCTTATTGAGGACCATCTTACGGTGGAGCCCATCAACGAGTATGTCCAGAGTTGCGACATTGTTGCCTTCAACAAGATCTAG
- the LOC101780073 gene encoding pre-rRNA-processing protein ESF2, whose amino-acid sequence MAGPTERDQFTDEEEDDFLDEELDEQGLGSEDEEGVVGVGGKRKLLGKSLGGFGKRGVCYLSRVPPHMNPSHIRQMLSKYGEVLRIYLVPEGQGHRKHAIVKAKAYTEGWIEFAKKSVAKRVANLLNGEQIGGKKRSSFYYDIWNIKYLRKFKWDDLVGETAEKTHIREQKLTLEIAAAKKQRDHYLSNVQKSHALKHIQERRKKKQKTEGAEPSNVLETRTARPIPQKKPVGETDAKTKSKLSKDILAGVFGGSS is encoded by the exons ATGGCGGGTCCCACGGAGAGGGACCAGTTCacggatgaggaggaagatgacttCCTGGATGAGGAGCTGGACGAGCAAGGCCTTGGAAGCGAAGACGAGGAAGGAGTAGTGGGAGTAGGGGGTAAGAGGAAGCTGCTGGGGAAGAGCCTGGGCGGGTTCGGCAAGCGCGGGGTGTGCTACCTCAGCCGCGTCCCGCCGCACATGAACCCGTCGCACATCCGCCAGATGCTCTCCAAGTACGGCGAGGTGCTCAGGATTTACCTCGTGCCCGAAG GTCAAGGTCATCGCAAGCATGCTATTGTTAAAGCAAAGGCTTACACCGAAGG GTGGATTGAATTTGCAAAGAAAAGTGTTGCCAAGAGAGTGGCTAATCTGCTTAACGGTGAACAAATAG GTGGGAAGAAGAGGTCTTCATTTTATTATGACATTTGGAACATTAAGTATCTCAGGAAGTTCAAATGGGATGATCTGGTTGGTGAAACGG CTGAGAAAACTCACATCAGAGAGCAGAAATTAACCTTGGAGATAGCAGCAGCAAAGAAACAACGTGATCACTACCTGTCCAACGTTCAAAAGTCTCATGCATTGAAACATATTCAAGAGCGCAGGAAAAAG AAGCAGAAGACAGAAGGAGCAGAACCCAGTAATGTCCTTGAAACAAGAACCGCTCGTCCAATTCCTCAGAAGAAACCAGTTGGGGAGACGGACGCCAAAACTAAATCGAAGCTTTCAAAAGACATTTTAGCTGGA GTATTTGGTGGCTCATCATGA
- the LOC101780473 gene encoding uncharacterized protein LOC101780473 isoform X2 translates to MALISAHCYPLLKPSLLTTPSSVSARTPVLRRVVRRGTRRPLQRCLCSQYADERQPPESPQQLERLFSNLNQATMKHEPGSVTSAIFLVAGTTVGAGILAIPAVTQEAGFLASAVTCIFCWLYMVVTGLLVAEVNVNTMCEIGSGGVSLVSMAMRTLGTSGVITACLSYLFIHYALLVAYVARSSDIITNSLGIPLWESATLFSLAFGGICYFGSQQLIGAVNGFLVVASGNLQWSSLLEANFAAAPQSIPIIALSFVYQNVVPVLCTNLEGNLSKVRTAIVAGTAIPLALFLVWDGVILGTLPGIAGNSNVSDPLELLRSSNGTVGPIVEAFSFLAIGTSYIGFILGLSDFLADLLKLPSGQNKPLPFLLTLLPPLVLSLLDPEIFFKALDFAGTYGVLVLFGVFPAAMSWSERYSDELEAPVPPIVPGGKFTLGVVMGGALLVIVSEIVKDIMQLQGQH, encoded by the exons ATGGCGTTGATCTCTGCTCACTGCTACCCTCTACTGAAACCGTCGTTACTCACCACGCCTTCTTCGGTCTCCGCAAGGACACCGGTGCTCAGGCGAgtagtaagaagaggaacaaggaGGCCGCTGCAGCGATGCCTCTGTTCCCAGTACGCTGACGAACGGCAGCCGCCGGAATCGCCGCAGCAGCTGGAGCGCCTCTTCTCCAACCTCAACCAGGCGACCATGAAGCACGAGCCTG GgagcgtcaccagtgccatctTCCTTGTGGCCGGCACAACG GTTGGGGCAGGTATCCTCGCAATCCCTGCAGTCACACAAGAAGCTGGGTTCTTGGCCTCGGCAGTTACATGCATTTTCTGCTGGTTATACATG GTTGTGACAGGGCTGTTAGTTGCTGAAGTAAACGTCAATACCATGTGTGAGATAGGATCTGGAGGTGTTTCCCTG GTCTCAATGGCAATGCGCACTCTAGGGACATCCGGAGTAATAACAGCCTG CTTATCCTATTTATTTATACATTATGCACTTCTTGTCGCATACGTGGCACGCTCTTCAGATATCATAACAAACTCATTGGGTATTCCATT ATGGGAGAGTGCTACCCTGTTTTCACTGGCTTTCGGGGGAATTTGTTACTTTGGAAG CCAGCAACTGATCGGTGCAGTAAATGGATTTCTG GTTGTGGCAAGTGGAAATCTACAGTGGAGTTCTCTTCTTGAAGCAAATTTTGCTGCTGCTCCACAAAGTATACCAATAATTGCCCTTTCATTTGTATACCAG AATGTAGTTCCTGTTCTCTGTACAAATTTGGAGGGAAACCTGTCAAAAGTACG AACAGCTATCGTAGCGGGTACTGCCATACCCCTGGCTCTGTTCCTAGTATGGGATGGTGTAATCCTGGGGACACTTCCAGGCATTGCAGGGAATAGCAATGTTTCTGATCCATTAGAACTACTGAGGTCAAGTAATGGGACAGTGGGG CCTATTGTTGAGGCATTCTCATTTCTCGCTATAGGCACATCATACATTGGATTTATTCTAGGACTCTCAGACTTCCTAGCGGACT TGCTTAAACTGCCAAGTGGCCAGAACAAACCGCTGCCATTCTTATTAACTCTGCTCCCTCCACTTGTTCTGTCCCTGCTTGATCCGGAGATATTTTTCAAAGCATTGGACTTTGCAGGAACTTATGGAG TTCTAGTACTCTTTGGAGTTTTTCCAGCAGCTATGTCTTGGTCAGAGAGATATTCAGATGAGTTGGAAGCTCCAGTACCCCCTATAGTCCCAGGAGGGAAATTTACTCTAGGAGTTGTTATGGGAGGTGCATTGCTTGTTATTGTTTCAGAGATAGTCAAGGATATAATGCAATTACAAGGACAACACTGA
- the LOC101780473 gene encoding uncharacterized protein LOC101780473 isoform X1 — translation MALISAHCYPLLKPSLLTTPSSVSARTPVLRRVVRRGTRRPLQRCLCSQYADERQPPESPQQLERLFSNLNQATMKHEPGSVTSAIFLVAGTTVGAGILAIPAVTQEAGFLASAVTCIFCWLYMVVTGLLVAEVNVNTMCEIGSGGVSLVSMAMRTLGTSGVITACLSYLFIHYALLVAYVARSSDIITNSLGIPLWESATLFSLAFGGICYFGSQQLIGAVNGFLVIGILTSFTSLVVVASGNLQWSSLLEANFAAAPQSIPIIALSFVYQNVVPVLCTNLEGNLSKVRTAIVAGTAIPLALFLVWDGVILGTLPGIAGNSNVSDPLELLRSSNGTVGPIVEAFSFLAIGTSYIGFILGLSDFLADLLKLPSGQNKPLPFLLTLLPPLVLSLLDPEIFFKALDFAGTYGVLVLFGVFPAAMSWSERYSDELEAPVPPIVPGGKFTLGVVMGGALLVIVSEIVKDIMQLQGQH, via the exons ATGGCGTTGATCTCTGCTCACTGCTACCCTCTACTGAAACCGTCGTTACTCACCACGCCTTCTTCGGTCTCCGCAAGGACACCGGTGCTCAGGCGAgtagtaagaagaggaacaaggaGGCCGCTGCAGCGATGCCTCTGTTCCCAGTACGCTGACGAACGGCAGCCGCCGGAATCGCCGCAGCAGCTGGAGCGCCTCTTCTCCAACCTCAACCAGGCGACCATGAAGCACGAGCCTG GgagcgtcaccagtgccatctTCCTTGTGGCCGGCACAACG GTTGGGGCAGGTATCCTCGCAATCCCTGCAGTCACACAAGAAGCTGGGTTCTTGGCCTCGGCAGTTACATGCATTTTCTGCTGGTTATACATG GTTGTGACAGGGCTGTTAGTTGCTGAAGTAAACGTCAATACCATGTGTGAGATAGGATCTGGAGGTGTTTCCCTG GTCTCAATGGCAATGCGCACTCTAGGGACATCCGGAGTAATAACAGCCTG CTTATCCTATTTATTTATACATTATGCACTTCTTGTCGCATACGTGGCACGCTCTTCAGATATCATAACAAACTCATTGGGTATTCCATT ATGGGAGAGTGCTACCCTGTTTTCACTGGCTTTCGGGGGAATTTGTTACTTTGGAAG CCAGCAACTGATCGGTGCAGTAAATGGATTTCTGGTAATCGGCATCCTAACATCCTTCACTTCTCTTGTT GTTGTGGCAAGTGGAAATCTACAGTGGAGTTCTCTTCTTGAAGCAAATTTTGCTGCTGCTCCACAAAGTATACCAATAATTGCCCTTTCATTTGTATACCAG AATGTAGTTCCTGTTCTCTGTACAAATTTGGAGGGAAACCTGTCAAAAGTACG AACAGCTATCGTAGCGGGTACTGCCATACCCCTGGCTCTGTTCCTAGTATGGGATGGTGTAATCCTGGGGACACTTCCAGGCATTGCAGGGAATAGCAATGTTTCTGATCCATTAGAACTACTGAGGTCAAGTAATGGGACAGTGGGG CCTATTGTTGAGGCATTCTCATTTCTCGCTATAGGCACATCATACATTGGATTTATTCTAGGACTCTCAGACTTCCTAGCGGACT TGCTTAAACTGCCAAGTGGCCAGAACAAACCGCTGCCATTCTTATTAACTCTGCTCCCTCCACTTGTTCTGTCCCTGCTTGATCCGGAGATATTTTTCAAAGCATTGGACTTTGCAGGAACTTATGGAG TTCTAGTACTCTTTGGAGTTTTTCCAGCAGCTATGTCTTGGTCAGAGAGATATTCAGATGAGTTGGAAGCTCCAGTACCCCCTATAGTCCCAGGAGGGAAATTTACTCTAGGAGTTGTTATGGGAGGTGCATTGCTTGTTATTGTTTCAGAGATAGTCAAGGATATAATGCAATTACAAGGACAACACTGA